GCTCGATCATGTTCTCGCCGTCGTTTCGGGCGATGATGGACGAAATGAGCGCGAAGTTCGCGGCGTCTCATCCGGAGTTTGAGATCGAATCGAAGATCTCGACGACGCAGGGGACGTCGAACGACGACTAAGAAACGAGCAGCAGGTTCAGGGGGCTCTCAAGGAAGCCCATGACGGCGTGAATGAACTTGGCGCCGTCGGCCCCGTCGATAACCCGATGATCGAACGACAGGAAAAGCGGCAGTACCTTTCGAGGGACAACCTGGCCGTCACGAACCACGGGCTTCCAGTCCAGCTTGCCCATGCCGAGAATGGCGACTTCGGGCCAGTTGATGATCGGGGTGGACATCGTGCCGCCAAGGGCGCCGACGTTTGTGACCGTGAAGGTTCCCCCGCGCATGTCCGCGATGTCGAGTTTAAAGTCGCGGGCCTTGTCGGCAAGCTCTTTGAGCTCCTTGGAGATGGTCATCAGGCCCTTGCGATCGGTGTCGCGCAGGACGGGGACCATGAGTCCCCTTGGGGAATCGACGGCGATGCCCACATGGACGTATTCCTTAAAGATCATTGTTCCATTCGGCTCATCAAACGACGCGTTGAACTGCGGAAACTGTCGGAGTGCGCCGGCGACGGCCTTGACGACGAAGGCGGTGAGGGTGAGCTTCGCGCCCTTGTCGGCGAAGATGGCACTTTGCTCCTTACGGAATTGCTCAAGGTCGGTCACGTCGACCTCGTTGCAATGCGTGACGTGAGGAATGGTGGTGACCGAACGGACCATGGCGCGGGCGATGGTCTTGCGAATTTGGGGGAGGGCCTCCTTGCGGACCGGACCCCACTGGGCGAAATCGGGCATGGCGTCTGCGCCGGCGGGCACGGCCATCGGAGCCTGAGTCGTTCGCTGGGGCGCGGATGGCGCCGAAGGGGCGGCTCCGGGCTGGGCAACGTCGGGCGCTCTTCCGGCGCCGCTGGGACCGGCGATTGCGAATCGTTCAATGTCCTCACGGACGATACGGCCGCCCGGGCCGGTGCCGCGGACGCTTTCCAGATCAATGCCCATTTCGCGAGCCTGCCGACGAATGGCCGGCGCCGCGGGGATTGGTCCATTGCCGGAGCGAGGAGCTTCGGCGACGGCCGCGGAACTCCGAGGCGCTGCGACCTCTCGCGGACCGGCGACCGTTGCTTCGCTGCGCATGGAAGGAGCGCTCACGGAGGCGGCAGGCGCACTGGACGTTCGCGCCTCCACGGGAGGGGCGGCTGCCGGTGCGACTGCGGCTGCCGGTGCGACCGCGGCTGCTCCGGGCTCTTCCACGACGAGCAGAACCTCGCCCACCTTGATTGTGTCGCCCTGCTTAACGTTGAGCTTTGAGATGACTCCGGCATAGGGCACGGGAAGCTCAACGGCGGCCTTGTCGGTCTCGACTTCCATGACCATCTGGTCGGCCGTAACTGTGTCACCCTGTTTGATCTTGACGTTGACGACCTGGGCCTCATGGATGCCCTCGCCCAAGTCCGGTAGCTTGAATTCCTTGGCCATGTATCACCCTGTCTCAAAATGCCGAGTTGAAATCGGTCTTGATGGGCACCGCGCGTCCGCGCGATTGCTCCTTCGTTAGTAACTCACTACTTCCCGCACCGCCGTGATGATCTTCCGCGGATCCGGCAGATAGGGCTTTTCGATGTTGAAGTATGGAAGCACGAGATCGTAACCGGTGACGCGCTGGATCGGCGCTTCGAGGAACATGAGCGCGCTTTCGACGATGCGGGCGATGATCTCTGCCGCCGGACCGCAGTTTCTCGGGGCCTCGTGTACGACGACGCATCGTCCGGTCTTCTTGACTGAAGCGGTAATCGTCTCGGTATCCATTGGGACGAGAGAAAGCAGGTCGATGATCTCAGGATCGATCTGGTATTCGTCGACCAGGTCATCAGCGGCCTCGAGCACCGGCCGCATCGTCGATCCATAGGAGATAATAGTGACGTCGTTGCCGGGGCGAACCACATTCGCCTTGCCGATTTCCATCGTCTCCGGCTGGTCGGGCACCTCTTCCTTGAAGGCGCGGTAGCAGGCCTTCGGCTCGTAGAACATGACCGGATCGGGATCGAGAATGGAAGCCCGCAGAAGGGCGCGGGCGTTACGCGGTCCTGAGGGAATCACGACCTTCAGACCGGGCAGGTGGGCCCAGATGGCCTCGCGGCTTTCGCTGTGATGCTCGATGGCGCGGATACCGCCGCCGTAGGGCATGCGAACGACCATCGGGCAGGTGAATCGGCCGCGCGTGCGATTGCGAAATCGGCTGGCGTGGTTCTCGATCTGATGAAAAGCGTGATACCCGAAGCCGGAAAACTGCATCTCAGCAATGGGCTTGAACCCTGCGAGGCAAAGGCCGATGGCAACGCCTGCGATGGCAGACTCCGCGACCGGAAAGTCAACGACTCTCTCTTCTCCGAACTCTTTGAGCAGGCCCTCGGTGACCCGGAAGACGCCTTCGTCCTGCCCGACATCCTGACCGAGGATGAGAACGGAGGGATCCTCGGCGAGCGCTTCGTGCATCGCCAGATTGAGGGACTTGGCCATCGTCAATAGTGCCATTTGCAATCTCACTCCACGTCAGTCGTCAATGAACATTACCCGAGAGCTGAGAGCCGTGGTCTGAGCCCTTGGTCTCGCCGGCTGATGAATCCAGAAAGGCCTGGAATTCGACAAACTGGGCCTCCAGGTGGTTCGGCATGGTCGCGAAACAGTGCTTGAACGGTTCCATAATATCCGGCTGGTACTGCTCGGCACTCTCGACCGCGGCACCGATCTCGGCGGCGATTTCGTCTTCGAGGAGGTCGCGGGCCTTGTCATCCATGATGCCGTTCTTCTTCAAGTATTTATAGAAACGAGTGAGCGGATCGCGGCACTTCCACTGCTCAACTTCCTCTTCGGTGCGATACTTCTTGGGATCATCGGCGGTCGTATGGACGCCAAGCCGATAGGTGACGGCCTCAATCAGGGTCGGACCGCCGCCTTGCCGTGCACGTTCGACGGCCTGATCGGCGGCGACGATCATCGCGAAAATGTCGTTGCCATCGACCTGTATGCCGTTGAAGCCAAAAGCGATGGCCTTCTGCGCGATCGTCGCGGCAGCGGTCTGCTTCTTGCGCGGCAGGCTGATGGCCCACTGGTTATTTTGCACGACGCAGACGAGCGGGAGGTTAAAGGCCCCGGCGACGTTCATGGCCTCGTTGAAATCACCCTCGCTGGTTCCGCCGTCGCCGACGAAGCAAAGGGCGACCGTGCCGTCGTGGCGAAGCTTGCAGCCCCAGGCGATGCCGGCGCCATAGAGGCACTGACTCGCGACCGGCACGCAGATGGGCGTATCGCGGATACCCTGCGGCGTCGACGAGCCGATCTCGTTGCCCCCCCACCAGAGCATCAGTCGCTCCATCGGCCAGCCGCGGTAGATCATGGCGGCGGGCTCGCGGAACGAGGGGATCATCCAGTCGTTCTTGCTGAGGACATAGGCGGGGCCGAGTGATGCGGCCTCCTGACCCAGTGCGGGGCCGTAGGTACCGATGCGGCCCTGCCGCTGGAGCTTGAGCATGCGCTCGTCAAAGCGACGCGCCGTCAACAGCGAACGGAGCAATCGCCGAAGCTCCTGAGGTTCGAGCTTAGGCACCAGGGCCTGGTCGACACTGCCATCCTCGTCGAGGATGTAAAGCGACTCGACGTAGTTTTCCAGTTCCAGCTTTCCTCGGGGCACATTTCCTCCTTTCGGAGTCGATCACCGGTGCGGGCTCCATGCACGCAGCCTTGCAGGTTCAACAGTGGCCGGCGCCTGTCAGCGCGAAGGCCCATTGTCTAGGGCCTGAAGCCGAGCGGCAGGTCGCCGCCTGGATCAGCATCTCGATTCTAGCGTTGGAATCGGATTTGCGAAACAACGCACCGGGAAAGGCGGCCTGTGAGTTGTCAGCCGCCCTTATTCTGACGGACCCACTGGCGCCATGCACCCTCGTCAAAACCGAAGTTCTGGCCGGTAATGGCGATCAGGGCTTCCTGAACTTCGGTGCGATGGACCGAGACGATCTGGTCTTCGTAGTACGACAAATCGCCCATGGGGTACGCAGGGCCGATGACCCCAATGAACTGCGGCTGATAGAAGACTATTCCGCCGCCGTAGCGGTATCGGCGAGCGCATCCAAATGTGCCGTACACGCTGTCGAGAAAGACGGGGAGGCTGACGCGTACCCGCTGCCTTTCGAGGGTGGAGAGGAGTGGAATGAGGTCGCCGACGGCTTCGCGGGCCTTGAGGGCGCCTAAGGCAGCAGCGGCATTGCGCAGGACAAACTCATCCTCATCGGCCAGTGCGCCGCGCAACTCGTCGATGACTCGCGTATCTTTGCGGGGGATCAACTCGGTCGAGGCCATCTGCCGGATCGTGACGGAGGGATCCAACACGGTCACGACGATCAGGTTCATCGTCGACTCGTCTTCTTCGAATTGCCCCAGGGCATCGACCATCAACCGTCTGGCCGCGGGATTGCCCTGACTAAGAACTTTGGTGATGGCGGGGATGGCGAGCGGATCTTTGATGTCCATGATCTGCCGCCGACCGTCGCGAAATCGCTCTGAGTGCCAGCCCTCGCCCTCAAGCCGGCCGCGATGAATAGCGGTGATCTTAACATGCCACTCGGCGATGGCTTTGCGGACGATCTTTTCGTCGCGCTTGGCCTGGCGCATCGCTTCGAGCTCTTCGGGGGACGGCGCGCGGGAGGAGGGCTTGGAACGTTTCACCCATTTGCCGTCTCGCTTGACCTCACCGAGCGCGGCACGTGCCTTCTTATGCTCGGGATCGAGCTCGATAGCCCATTCGAGGTGCCTCTTCTGCTCGGTATGGAGGCCCTGACGGCGACACCACTGGGCAAGATCGTAGTGACCATCGGCGGTGTCGGGGAAATTCTTCTTTTCCTTCTCGTAACGCTCCCAGGGAGACTCGGACTCAGTTCTCTCGGCGATCCGGGACTTTTCGATTTCAAAGATGCCGAGAGTCGTTTGAATCTTCAGGATATCCTCAGACTCTTCAACAACCCTGCCCTCGATGACGCCGCCTTCGGTCAATCGAAACGTGTCGGCCATCAAGGGACGCGTCGTGCTGAGCAGGAGGACAGCGGTGAGGTGGATCGTCAACGATGCTCGATGCCTTGCGAACATGCACATGATTATACGCCCTTTCTTGCCCCCATCGCCTCCTTCATCTACAACCATCCCCCCTTACCGGGCTCCGTGCTGCCCGAACCGGCCCCGTGGACGAGTCCATGCCTGTACTACCCTTATTGCTGAATCCCGAGTCGTACCGCCCATGCGTTCAGAATCTTCTGACCGACGGACCGGAAGTTCAGGATTACTGGTTGACGCTCTTCGAGCGCCATCTTGAGACGCTGGCGCGACTTCCGCTCGGCAACGGTCAATTCGATCAGCATTCCGTCTGGCCCGAGTTCAGTCGAACTTATTTGGCGGGTCTTGCGGCGATTCGACAGCGACCGGACCTGCGCGGCCGGCTGACCGTGCTGGAATTGACCATCTATCGCGAAGAGCAGTTTGCCGCACACGGGATTAACGATCCATTTCATGATCTCAAGCAACGCGAGAATGAGCTTGC
This genomic stretch from Planctomycetia bacterium harbors:
- a CDS encoding 2-oxo acid dehydrogenase subunit E2 is translated as MAKEFKLPDLGEGIHEAQVVNVKIKQGDTVTADQMVMEVETDKAAVELPVPYAGVISKLNVKQGDTIKVGEVLLVVEEPGAAAVAPAAAVAPAAAPPVEARTSSAPAASVSAPSMRSEATVAGPREVAAPRSSAAVAEAPRSGNGPIPAAPAIRRQAREMGIDLESVRGTGPGGRIVREDIERFAIAGPSGAGRAPDVAQPGAAPSAPSAPQRTTQAPMAVPAGADAMPDFAQWGPVRKEALPQIRKTIARAMVRSVTTIPHVTHCNEVDVTDLEQFRKEQSAIFADKGAKLTLTAFVVKAVAGALRQFPQFNASFDEPNGTMIFKEYVHVGIAVDSPRGLMVPVLRDTDRKGLMTISKELKELADKARDFKLDIADMRGGTFTVTNVGALGGTMSTPIINWPEVAILGMGKLDWKPVVRDGQVVPRKVLPLFLSFDHRVIDGADGAKFIHAVMGFLESPLNLLLVS
- a CDS encoding alpha-ketoacid dehydrogenase subunit beta is translated as MALLTMAKSLNLAMHEALAEDPSVLILGQDVGQDEGVFRVTEGLLKEFGEERVVDFPVAESAIAGVAIGLCLAGFKPIAEMQFSGFGYHAFHQIENHASRFRNRTRGRFTCPMVVRMPYGGGIRAIEHHSESREAIWAHLPGLKVVIPSGPRNARALLRASILDPDPVMFYEPKACYRAFKEEVPDQPETMEIGKANVVRPGNDVTIISYGSTMRPVLEAADDLVDEYQIDPEIIDLLSLVPMDTETITASVKKTGRCVVVHEAPRNCGPAAEIIARIVESALMFLEAPIQRVTGYDLVLPYFNIEKPYLPDPRKIITAVREVVSY
- the pdhA gene encoding pyruvate dehydrogenase (acetyl-transferring) E1 component subunit alpha; translated protein: MPRGKLELENYVESLYILDEDGSVDQALVPKLEPQELRRLLRSLLTARRFDERMLKLQRQGRIGTYGPALGQEAASLGPAYVLSKNDWMIPSFREPAAMIYRGWPMERLMLWWGGNEIGSSTPQGIRDTPICVPVASQCLYGAGIAWGCKLRHDGTVALCFVGDGGTSEGDFNEAMNVAGAFNLPLVCVVQNNQWAISLPRKKQTAAATIAQKAIAFGFNGIQVDGNDIFAMIVAADQAVERARQGGGPTLIEAVTYRLGVHTTADDPKKYRTEEEVEQWKCRDPLTRFYKYLKKNGIMDDKARDLLEDEIAAEIGAAVESAEQYQPDIMEPFKHCFATMPNHLEAQFVEFQAFLDSSAGETKGSDHGSQLSGNVH
- a CDS encoding HEAT repeat domain-containing protein, whose product is MFARHRASLTIHLTAVLLLSTTRPLMADTFRLTEGGVIEGRVVEESEDILKIQTTLGIFEIEKSRIAERTESESPWERYEKEKKNFPDTADGHYDLAQWCRRQGLHTEQKRHLEWAIELDPEHKKARAALGEVKRDGKWVKRSKPSSRAPSPEELEAMRQAKRDEKIVRKAIAEWHVKITAIHRGRLEGEGWHSERFRDGRRQIMDIKDPLAIPAITKVLSQGNPAARRLMVDALGQFEEDESTMNLIVVTVLDPSVTIRQMASTELIPRKDTRVIDELRGALADEDEFVLRNAAAALGALKAREAVGDLIPLLSTLERQRVRVSLPVFLDSVYGTFGCARRYRYGGGIVFYQPQFIGVIGPAYPMGDLSYYEDQIVSVHRTEVQEALIAITGQNFGFDEGAWRQWVRQNKGG